A DNA window from Vigna angularis cultivar LongXiaoDou No.4 chromosome 1, ASM1680809v1, whole genome shotgun sequence contains the following coding sequences:
- the LOC108321671 gene encoding probable mannitol dehydrogenase — protein sequence MAVTPGLEHTRKAIGWAARDTSGFLSPFNFTRRETGEKDVAIKVLYSGICHTDLHNAKSEWGPSFYPLVPGHEIAGEVIEVGSKVEKLKVGDKVGVGCMVLSCRSCKSCDENLENYCPKMILTYGAKYVDGSITQGGYSDLVVVDEHFVISIPDGLPLEAAAPLLCAGITVYSPLIYFGLDKPDTHVGVVGLGGVGHMAVKFAKAFGAKVTVISTSPNKRKEAIEHLGADSFVVSREEDQMQAVKGTLDGIIDTVSAVHPLLPLLDLLKSHGKLVIVGVPDKPLELPIFPLLARKGVTGSSIGGIKETQEMMDFAVKHDIKPDIEIIPIDYVNKAMERLVKADVKYRFVIDIGNTLKSSS from the exons ATGGCTGTTACACCAGGACTGGAGCATACAAGGAAGGCCATCGGATGGGCAGCAAGAGACACGTCTGGGTTTCTTTCCCCCTTCAATTTCACCAGAAG GGAAACAGGGGAGAAAGATGTAGCAATCAAAGTGTTATACAGTGGTATATGCCACACCGACCTCCATAATGCAAAGAGTGAATGGGGTCCATCCTTTTATCCACTCGTACCCGG GCACGAGATTGCAGGTGAAGTGATAGAGGTAGGAAGCAAGGTGGAAAAGTTGAAGGTGGGTGACAAGGTGGGTGTGGGGTGCATGGTTCTATCCTGCAGATCATGTAAAAGCTGTGATGAGAATCTCGAGAACTACTGTCCGAAAATGATTCTGACATACGGAGCGAAGTATGTTGATGGAAGCATCACACAAGGAGGCTACTCTGATCTGGTGGTTGTAGACGAACACTTTGTGATCAGCATTCCTGACGGTCTACCTCTTGAGGCTGCTGCACCTCTCTTATGTGCTGGGATCACAGTGTATAGCCCTCTCATATATTTTGGACTTGACAAGCCAGACACGCATGTGGGTGTGGTTGGTCTTGGTGGGGTTGGTCACATGGCTGTCAAGTTTGCCAAAGCTTTTGGCGCTAAGGTCACTGTAATCAGCACATCTCCAAACAAAAGGAAAGAAGCCATTGAGCATCTTGGAGCTGACTCATTTGTGGTAAGTCGTGAGGAAGATCAGATGCAG GCTGTAAAGGGTACCTTGGATGGTATAATAGACACAGTTTCTGCAGTCCATCCTCTGCTCCCTCTGTTGGATTTGTTGAAGAGTCATGGGAAACTTGTCATAGTTGGTGTACCTGATAAGCCTTTGGAGCTACCCATCTTTCCTTTACTAG CGAGAAAGGGTGTAACTGGCAGTAGCATTGGAGGAATAAAGGAGACACAAGAAATGATGGATTTTGCTGTCAAACACGATATAAAGCCTGATATTGAGATTATTCCTATTGATTATGTGAACAAAGCAATGGAGCGTCTCGTCAAAGCAGATGTAAAATATCGATTTGTTATTGACATTGGCAACACACTAAAATCAAGTTCCTGA
- the LOC108321663 gene encoding probable mannitol dehydrogenase, protein MAATPGLEHSRKAFGWAARDKSGFLSPFDFTRRETGEKDVAIKVLFCGICHTDLHNIKSEWGQSFYPLVPGHEIAGEVVEVGSKVEKYKVGDRVGVGCMVNSCRSCKSCDENLENYCSKMVLTYGGKDIDGSITQGGYSDLVVVDEHFVISIPDGLPLEAAAPLLCAGITVYSPLRYFGIGKPGLHVGVVGLGGVGHMAVKFAKAFGAKVTVISTSPNKKKEAIEHLGADTFLVSRNQEELEAAKGTLDGIIDTVSAVHSLVPLIDLLKTGGKLVIVGLPDHPLELPIFPILARKSVAGSCIGGIKETQEMINYAAKYDIQPDIEIIPVDYVNTAMERLLKADVKYRFVIDIGNTLKPSS, encoded by the exons ATGGCTGCAACACCAGGACTGGAGCATTCTAGGAAGGCTTTTGGATGGGCTGCTAGAGACAAATCTGGGTTTCTCTCCCCCTTCGACTTCACCAGAAG GGAAACAGGGGAGAAAGATGTGGCAATCAAAGTGTTATTCTGTGGTATATGCCACACTGACCTCCACAATATTAAGAGTGAATGGGGTCAGTCCTTTTATCCACTGGTACCCGG GCACGAGATTGCAGGTGAAGTGGTAGAGGTTGGAAGCAAGGTAGAGAAGTACAAAGTGGGAGATAGGGTGGGTGTGGGGTGCATGGTTAATTCCTGCAGGTCGTGCAAGAGCTGCGATGAAAATCTTGAGAATTACTGTTCAAAAATGGTTCTGACGTATGGAGGGAAGGATATTGATGGGAGCATCACACAAGGAGGCTACTCTGATCTGGTGGTTGTAGACGAACACTTTGTGATCAGCATTCCTGACGGTCTACCCCTTGAGGCTGCTGCACCTCTCTTATGTGCTGGGATCACAGTGTATAGCCCTCTCCGATATTTTGGAATTGGCAAACCAGGCCTACATGTGGGTGTGGTTGGTCTTGGTGGCGTTGGCCACATGGCAGTTAAGTTTGCCAAAGCTTTTGGGGCTAAGGTCACTGTAATCAGCACATCTCCAAACAAAAAGAAGGAAGCTATTGAGCATCTTGGAGCTGACACATTTTTGGTCAGTCGTAATCAAGAGGAGTTGGAG GCTGCAAAGGGCACCCTGGATGGTATAATAGACACAGTGTCTGCAGTTCACTCTCTGGTCCCTCTGATTGATTTGTTGAAGACTGGTGGGAAACTTGTCATTGTTGGTCTGCCCGATCATCCTTTGGAGCTTCCAATCTTTCCTATACTAG CAAGAAAGAGTGTAGCTGGCAGTTGCATTGGAGGAATAAAGGAGACTCAAGAGATGATTAATTATGCTGCCAAATACGATATACAGCCTGACATCGAGATTATTCCTGTAGATTATGTAAACACGGCAATGGAGCGTCTCCTCAAAGCAGATGTCAAATATCGATTTGTTATTGACATTGGGAACACACTGAAGCCCAGCTCTTAA